The following coding sequences lie in one bacterium genomic window:
- the rpiB gene encoding ribose 5-phosphate isomerase B yields MKLAIGSDHAGFELKRDLLPWLSELGHEVIDVGTHSTQAVDYPDFARAVGLELVSHRVSRGIIICGSGVGACVAANKMKGIRAGMCHDSYSARQGVEHDDMNVLCLGSRIIGIELAREVIKAFLNASYSGLDRHQRRLEKVLAIEAAGK; encoded by the coding sequence ATGAAGCTTGCCATTGGATCCGATCATGCAGGGTTTGAGCTGAAGAGAGATCTGCTTCCGTGGCTGTCCGAACTTGGGCATGAGGTAATCGACGTCGGCACTCACTCAACACAAGCTGTGGACTATCCCGATTTTGCACGAGCCGTCGGACTTGAGCTCGTGTCTCATCGCGTTTCCCGCGGAATCATCATTTGCGGCAGCGGTGTTGGTGCCTGTGTCGCAGCAAACAAGATGAAGGGGATTCGCGCTGGAATGTGCCACGACTCGTATTCCGCGCGACAAGGCGTTGAGCACGATGACATGAACGTCCTCTGTCTTGGATCGCGTATCATAGGAATCGAGCTTGCAAGGGAAGTAATCAAAGCGTTCTTGAACGCGAGTTATTCGGGACTCGATCGACATCAACGCCGGCTCGAGAAAGTGTTGGCTATCGAGGCAGCAGGCAAGTAA
- a CDS encoding Hpt domain-containing protein, whose product MSTISPHVSRSRLDEIGMGDPSFTAELIDIMLEDGNSRVHMLRQAYEAQEMESVGKLAHSLKGAALNVGANALADLCASIDDTARKLRILVEASRIEALEQEFAHVSHELLTIKSELTR is encoded by the coding sequence ATGTCAACCATAAGTCCTCATGTGTCGCGCAGCCGACTGGACGAAATCGGCATGGGCGATCCATCGTTCACTGCGGAACTCATCGATATCATGCTTGAAGACGGGAATTCGCGCGTGCATATGTTGCGTCAGGCGTATGAAGCTCAGGAAATGGAGAGTGTTGGCAAGCTTGCGCACTCGCTGAAAGGCGCCGCGTTAAATGTCGGCGCAAATGCCTTAGCCGATCTCTGCGCCTCGATTGACGACACGGCGCGCAAATTGCGCATCTTAGTTGAGGCGAGCAGAATTGAAGCACTGGAGCAGGAGTTTGCTCACGTCTCGCACGAACTACTGACCATCAAATCCGAGCTCACTCGATGA
- the tkt gene encoding transketolase: MSEVLDRLSVNTIRGLAIDAVQAANSGHPGLPLGAAVMGYAIYQKHLRHNPLDPAWPNRDRFVLSAGHGCALLYSLLHLTGYDLSMEQLKNFRQWNSITPGHPELGLTPGVEATTGPLGQGVGNIVGIAIAREILAAMFNREGHEIINFRVFGICSDGDLMEGVAAEAASLAGHLGLGSIVLLYDDNRITIDGSTDIAFTEDVGARFESMGWHVLACDGMDLNEVDGAIREGIAENTRPTLIRCRTQIGFGSPNRAGTSKVHGSPLGDEELKLTKRALGLPENEPFFVPSEVFKHMGAARTRGVELQATWQSLLEDAHKAHPGLQSEWQQFWSRRLPEKWADTLPSWKTGDKQIATRKASEMCLHALKDSPWIVGGSADLVESNLTYLEGRGDFQKSTRGGRNIRFGIREHAMGAILNGIASSAPFIPFGATFLNFLDYMKPSVRLAALSHLPVLYVFTHDSIGLGEDGPTHQPIEHLSHLRATPNLWTMRPADANETAQCYRAALERADGPVALCLTRQALPILPYEGEQNPVELGAYIIADAADGSPDVILLASGSEVEIAMAAKTLIEREGVHARIVSVPCMELFDMQPKAYRDHVLPRDVRARVAIEAAATLSWWKYVGLDGEVIGLDRFGASAPAKTIYEKLGLTAENVALKAMAVYQTLNRGDAK, translated from the coding sequence ATGTCGGAAGTCTTGGATCGACTGAGTGTGAACACGATTCGTGGATTGGCAATTGACGCTGTGCAAGCGGCCAACTCTGGCCATCCTGGATTGCCGTTGGGAGCCGCGGTCATGGGGTATGCGATCTATCAGAAACACCTGAGACACAATCCCCTTGATCCCGCGTGGCCCAATCGCGACAGGTTCGTGTTGTCAGCAGGGCATGGATGTGCCTTGCTCTATTCGTTGCTGCACTTGACAGGCTATGACTTGTCAATGGAGCAGCTGAAAAACTTCCGGCAATGGAACAGCATTACGCCCGGGCATCCTGAGTTGGGATTGACTCCGGGAGTCGAAGCCACAACCGGACCTCTCGGGCAGGGTGTAGGTAACATCGTCGGAATCGCGATTGCCCGCGAGATCTTGGCAGCGATGTTCAATCGGGAAGGACACGAGATCATAAACTTCCGTGTCTTTGGAATATGTTCCGATGGCGATTTGATGGAAGGCGTGGCTGCCGAGGCGGCATCCTTGGCCGGGCACCTCGGGCTGGGTTCGATTGTCCTGCTCTACGATGACAACCGCATCACGATAGACGGCTCCACCGATATTGCGTTCACTGAAGATGTCGGTGCTCGTTTTGAGAGCATGGGCTGGCACGTGCTCGCCTGCGACGGCATGGATTTGAACGAAGTAGACGGTGCAATCCGCGAAGGGATCGCCGAAAACACTCGGCCCACTTTGATTCGCTGCCGCACGCAGATCGGATTTGGTTCGCCGAACAGAGCGGGAACCTCAAAAGTGCACGGCTCCCCGCTCGGTGACGAAGAGCTAAAGTTGACGAAGCGAGCATTAGGTTTGCCGGAAAATGAGCCATTCTTTGTTCCCTCCGAAGTGTTCAAGCACATGGGTGCGGCACGTACAAGAGGAGTGGAACTGCAAGCAACTTGGCAGAGTTTACTTGAGGACGCGCACAAAGCTCACCCGGGGCTTCAATCGGAATGGCAACAGTTCTGGTCGCGTCGCCTGCCGGAAAAGTGGGCGGATACGCTGCCAAGTTGGAAGACAGGCGACAAGCAAATTGCGACCCGCAAAGCGTCGGAGATGTGTCTACATGCGTTGAAAGACTCGCCGTGGATTGTCGGTGGCAGTGCGGACCTTGTCGAGTCGAACTTGACCTACCTTGAAGGCCGCGGCGACTTTCAGAAGAGCACGCGAGGCGGAAGGAATATCCGTTTTGGCATCCGCGAGCATGCGATGGGCGCGATTCTGAATGGTATCGCCAGTTCCGCCCCGTTCATCCCTTTCGGAGCAACGTTCTTGAATTTTCTGGATTATATGAAGCCGTCCGTACGGCTCGCTGCCCTCTCGCATTTGCCCGTGCTGTATGTCTTTACTCATGACAGCATCGGCTTGGGTGAAGATGGCCCGACGCATCAGCCAATAGAGCACTTATCACACCTTCGTGCTACTCCTAACTTGTGGACGATGCGGCCCGCCGACGCAAATGAAACGGCACAATGTTACCGCGCTGCGCTGGAGCGGGCTGATGGGCCAGTTGCACTCTGCTTGACACGGCAGGCGTTGCCGATTCTGCCTTATGAGGGTGAACAGAATCCTGTGGAGTTAGGCGCGTACATAATCGCCGACGCAGCCGATGGTTCCCCGGATGTGATTCTGTTAGCCAGCGGAAGCGAAGTGGAAATCGCGATGGCAGCGAAAACGCTGATTGAACGGGAAGGAGTTCACGCTCGAATCGTTTCCGTTCCGTGCATGGAACTTTTTGACATGCAGCCAAAAGCGTATCGGGATCACGTTCTGCCGCGGGATGTCCGAGCACGCGTTGCGATAGAAGCGGCTGCGACTCTCAGCTGGTGGAAGTATGTCGGGCTGGACGGAGAGGTAATTGGTCTGGATCGATTTGGTGCGTCCGCGCCTGCTAAAACCATTTATGAGAAGCTCGGGTTAACGGCGGAAAATGTCGCGCTCAAGGCGATGGCCGTTTACCAAACGCTAAACAGAGGCGATGCGAAATGA
- a CDS encoding carbonic anhydrase: MKIITLTLCLIWGAVGLSAERNQTWTVDQSLARLRDGNDRFVNGKPSRRDSGEHRRREVSGGQTPYACIITCSDSRVPPEQIFDAGLGDLFVIRVAGNVTSREIVASADYAVDHLSCPVIVVMGHSNCGAVGAALAETAYPEPVNSLIEHIRPSVSACEAKGYDGSSLYDGVIRENARVGAMSLLSGSRAIEEAVTCGRCIVLSAVYDITSGVVHWQSQVAAPTQEAVQAEQLMNKNGKPSEPAPEPVIQETRRTPIASSKSRH, translated from the coding sequence ATGAAGATAATCACTCTGACGTTGTGCCTGATTTGGGGTGCAGTCGGTCTTTCCGCGGAGCGGAACCAGACTTGGACGGTGGACCAGTCCCTTGCGAGGTTGCGCGATGGCAACGACCGCTTTGTCAATGGGAAACCAAGCCGTCGGGACAGCGGCGAGCATCGCCGACGCGAAGTCTCGGGCGGGCAGACGCCTTATGCATGCATCATCACATGTTCCGACTCGCGCGTGCCGCCAGAACAGATCTTTGATGCCGGACTTGGAGATCTATTCGTTATTCGCGTTGCCGGCAACGTCACATCACGCGAAATCGTGGCTTCCGCAGACTATGCAGTCGACCACTTGAGTTGTCCTGTGATTGTTGTCATGGGTCATTCGAACTGTGGAGCAGTCGGTGCGGCACTCGCCGAAACGGCATATCCCGAACCCGTCAACTCCTTGATCGAACACATTCGCCCAAGCGTTTCGGCATGCGAAGCAAAAGGCTACGACGGTTCGTCGCTATATGACGGAGTCATTCGAGAGAACGCACGGGTCGGCGCGATGAGTCTTCTGTCCGGCTCGCGCGCGATAGAAGAAGCCGTTACTTGCGGCAGGTGCATTGTGCTCTCTGCCGTCTATGACATTACCTCCGGCGTCGTGCACTGGCAATCGCAGGTTGCCGCCCCGACCCAAGAGGCTGTGCAAGCAGAGCAACTAATGAACAAAAACGGCAAGCCGTCTGAACCGGCACCGGAACCAGTCATTCAAGAGACCAGGCGCACACCCATAGCTTCTTCCAAGTCACGACATTAA
- the tal gene encoding transaldolase, which translates to MSHPIMKATLDLGQSLWLDYISRDLMNSGGLERHVAEGLRGMTSNPTIFEKAIASSTDYDDDVRKGIASDLSPQAVFENLAVSDVSRACDMLMSVYNESEGVDGYVSLEVSPKLAHDTQGTIQEAQRLWERVSRPNLMIKVPGTEAGLPAVHELLTRGVNVNITLLFTLAQYKQVLETYLQALELRLKRREDLRRVASVASFFVSRIDSVADTQAEKAGRHDLAAKAAIANACLAYEHFLTVTSSSRWATLAAAGARVQRPLWASTSTKNPEYSDVLYVDELIAPDTVNTVPPQTLTAFKDHGKPSHKLLKNMESAHATIAEFLRVGIDINQIAFDLIEDGVVKFAQSYDAMLDAIAAKMKAGVSA; encoded by the coding sequence ATGAGTCACCCTATCATGAAAGCGACGCTCGACCTCGGTCAGTCCTTATGGTTGGATTACATCAGCCGTGATCTGATGAATTCCGGCGGACTGGAGCGGCACGTCGCGGAAGGATTGCGCGGCATGACGTCCAATCCGACAATCTTTGAGAAAGCGATTGCGAGTAGTACCGACTATGACGATGACGTCCGCAAGGGGATTGCGAGTGATTTGTCTCCACAGGCTGTCTTCGAGAATCTTGCCGTCAGCGATGTCTCCCGCGCTTGTGATATGCTGATGAGCGTTTACAATGAGTCCGAGGGAGTGGACGGATACGTGAGTCTTGAGGTTTCGCCGAAGCTTGCGCATGACACGCAGGGAACAATTCAGGAAGCACAGCGTCTGTGGGAGCGCGTAAGTCGTCCCAATCTGATGATCAAGGTTCCCGGAACCGAGGCGGGGCTGCCTGCTGTGCACGAGCTGTTGACTCGCGGAGTCAATGTGAACATCACTTTGCTGTTCACACTCGCTCAATACAAGCAAGTGCTCGAAACCTATCTGCAGGCACTCGAACTGCGGCTGAAGAGGCGAGAGGACCTAAGGCGTGTAGCCTCTGTCGCAAGTTTCTTCGTCAGCAGAATTGACTCTGTGGCAGATACACAGGCCGAGAAGGCCGGTCGTCACGACCTTGCAGCCAAAGCCGCGATTGCCAATGCGTGTTTGGCCTACGAGCACTTCTTGACGGTGACATCAAGTTCACGTTGGGCGACGCTCGCTGCTGCGGGTGCGCGCGTCCAGCGGCCCCTCTGGGCTTCGACGTCCACCAAAAACCCTGAGTATTCTGATGTGCTCTATGTTGACGAGCTTATCGCGCCGGATACCGTGAATACGGTTCCCCCGCAGACGTTAACTGCATTTAAGGATCACGGCAAGCCCTCGCACAAGCTGCTCAAGAATATGGAGTCCGCGCATGCCACGATTGCCGAGTTTTTGAGGGTTGGAATAGACATCAATCAAATTGCGTTTGACCTGATCGAGGACGGGGTGGTTAAGTTTGCGCAATCTTACGACGCCATGCTGGATGCTATCGCGGCGAAGATGAAGGCGGGCGTGTCGGCCTGA